One genomic region from Bradyrhizobium icense encodes:
- a CDS encoding GNAT family N-acetyltransferase, producing the protein MDWHELEALYRAAPLGNKNAADLEVVFGNSMFCCFARDNGRLVGAGRVLADGRDCAYLCDVAVLPSHQGTGLGKQLIERLLAKSQGHAKIILYAVAGREPLYAKFGFLRMKTAMAIFRNRQSAIDKGLLSEA; encoded by the coding sequence GTGGACTGGCATGAGCTGGAGGCGCTGTATCGCGCGGCCCCGCTCGGCAACAAGAACGCGGCCGATCTCGAGGTCGTCTTCGGCAACAGCATGTTCTGCTGTTTTGCCCGCGACAACGGCCGCCTCGTTGGCGCAGGTCGGGTTCTGGCTGACGGGCGCGACTGCGCCTATCTTTGCGACGTCGCGGTTCTGCCGAGCCATCAGGGAACAGGTCTCGGAAAACAGCTTATCGAAAGGCTGCTCGCCAAATCGCAAGGACACGCCAAGATCATCCTGTATGCAGTCGCCGGCCGCGAGCCGTTGTATGCAAAGTTCGGATTCCTGCGGATGAAGACGGCGATGGCGATTTTCAGGAACAGGCAGTCAGCGATCGACAAGGGGCTGTTGTCCGAGGCCTGA